In a single window of the Bacillales bacterium genome:
- a CDS encoding glucose 1-dehydrogenase, with amino-acid sequence MGKLDGKVALVTGAGQGIGRAITLKLAEEGADVAIADLVEDNAKSVAAEVEKMGRRSLALQVDVRDREAVRNVVSQVPDKLGGLDILVNNAGVGMFNRIFDIDEKELDIQYEVNVKGLFFTLQAAAEYMAKQKSGKIVNLASQAGRRGEEFALSYCMSKAAVISITQSAALALAKDQVNVNAVAPGVVDTPFWEKVDKKFAELQNLPLGEPKRRAVEAIPLGRMEQPEDVAKVVAFLAGPDSDYMTGQTVNVDGGNVLS; translated from the coding sequence ATGGGAAAATTAGATGGAAAAGTCGCACTCGTTACAGGAGCAGGTCAAGGGATTGGTAGAGCCATCACGTTAAAATTGGCAGAAGAGGGCGCGGACGTTGCGATTGCTGATCTCGTTGAAGATAATGCGAAAAGCGTAGCGGCGGAAGTCGAAAAGATGGGACGCAGAAGTTTGGCACTGCAAGTAGACGTGCGCGATCGCGAAGCGGTGCGCAATGTGGTCAGCCAAGTACCGGACAAGCTCGGTGGTCTCGATATTCTCGTAAACAATGCCGGCGTCGGCATGTTTAACCGCATTTTTGACATTGATGAGAAAGAATTGGATATCCAGTATGAAGTGAACGTAAAAGGTTTGTTTTTCACGTTGCAAGCAGCGGCTGAGTATATGGCTAAGCAAAAAAGCGGGAAAATCGTCAACCTCGCTTCGCAAGCCGGCCGCCGCGGAGAGGAATTTGCCTTATCATACTGCATGAGCAAAGCTGCCGTCATCAGCATCACGCAGTCGGCGGCACTGGCGCTTGCGAAAGATCAAGTAAACGTCAATGCAGTGGCTCCAGGAGTCGTGGATACGCCTTTCTGGGAAAAAGTCGATAAAAAATTTGCAGAATTGCAAAATCTTCCATTAGGGGAACCGAAGCGACGCGCCGTCGAAGCGATTCCGTTAGGAAGGATGGAGCAGCCGGAAGACGTTGCCAAAGTGGTTGCTTTCTTGGCAGGGCCGGATTCGGATTACATGACCGGACAAACAGTGAATGTCGACGGAGGAAACGTTTTAAGCTAA
- a CDS encoding ABC transporter substrate-binding protein, translating into MLKKLNFVLAIMMVFSFALAGCASTDSVSDSDASNSNDSGNAGKDDGQLVVGFSQMENNNPWRVAETKSIKEEAKKRGIKLVYTDAHSDTAKQVSDVEDMIAKGVDYILLAPREYLGLAPALDAAKKAGIPVILIDREAKGTPGEDYVTFIGSNFIQEGKRAAKWLKEETGGKAKIIELLGTTGSSVAKDRHEGFVSVIKDVPGMEIIASQDGDFTRAKGQKVMENLLQSYGDQVTAVYAHNDEMALGAINAIEAYGKKPGKDIKIVSIDGTKDGLQAIIDGKINAIVQCSPDFGPVAFDVIKKLENGEEVPTKIINEDLFYDKSNAKKYVDSAF; encoded by the coding sequence ATGTTGAAAAAGCTTAATTTCGTCTTGGCTATCATGATGGTTTTTAGTTTCGCACTAGCTGGATGCGCGAGCACGGACAGCGTATCGGACAGCGATGCATCCAACAGCAACGATTCCGGAAACGCTGGGAAAGACGACGGTCAACTCGTTGTTGGATTTTCGCAAATGGAAAACAACAATCCGTGGCGCGTGGCGGAAACGAAAAGCATTAAAGAGGAAGCCAAAAAACGCGGCATCAAGTTGGTTTACACGGACGCGCACAGCGATACCGCCAAGCAAGTTTCCGATGTTGAAGACATGATTGCCAAAGGGGTCGATTACATCTTGCTTGCGCCGCGTGAATATCTCGGGTTGGCTCCGGCTTTGGATGCTGCGAAAAAAGCAGGTATTCCGGTTATCTTGATCGACCGCGAAGCAAAGGGAACCCCAGGTGAAGATTATGTGACGTTTATCGGTTCCAACTTCATTCAAGAAGGAAAGCGGGCCGCTAAATGGTTGAAAGAGGAAACCGGAGGTAAAGCCAAAATCATTGAGCTCCTCGGAACGACAGGTTCTTCCGTCGCAAAAGATCGTCATGAAGGCTTTGTAAGCGTTATCAAAGATGTCCCAGGAATGGAAATTATTGCCTCACAAGACGGCGATTTCACTCGTGCCAAAGGACAGAAGGTTATGGAAAACTTGTTGCAGTCCTACGGTGACCAGGTAACGGCCGTTTATGCCCATAACGACGAGATGGCGCTCGGCGCAATCAACGCGATCGAAGCGTACGGCAAAAAACCGGGCAAAGACATCAAAATTGTCTCCATCGACGGAACGAAAGATGGTTTGCAAGCAATCATCGACGGAAAAATCAATGCAATCGTCCAGTGCAGCCCCGATTTCGGACCGGTGGCCTTCGATGTCATCAAAAAGCTTGAAAATGGGGAAGAAGTCCCAACGAAAATCATCAACGAAGATTTGTTCTACGACAAGAGCAACGCGAAAAAATATGTTGATTCCGCATTTTAA
- a CDS encoding ABC transporter permease, with protein MKDLKVEQKPVVESPKPKRELPSFREVSRKYGAVAVLVALVIFNSIVTNNFLDMQTLWNVLLHVSTTVLVSIGMTLVIATGGIDLSVGAIMAIAAVTTTFFLHSSMWMMVLGAVVVAAIIGLLNGTIISYFRIQPIIVTLAMMIAGRGIAQIATDGYLVSFDKPSFETIGKGEIGAIPIPVLIMLITALLFYLVVKYTSFGRYIEAIGDNEKAAQLAGVKVNFVKISVYVIAAVLASFAGIIETSRLAAADATNIGQLIELDAIAAVVVGGTLMTGGRPYIWGTVIGAILMGLITTTFNMNDIPHSYSLVLKAAIIIVAVYLQRGNQA; from the coding sequence ATGAAAGATTTAAAAGTTGAGCAAAAGCCAGTGGTTGAATCTCCAAAACCGAAGCGCGAACTCCCGTCCTTTCGGGAAGTGAGCCGTAAATACGGGGCAGTCGCGGTTCTCGTAGCCTTGGTGATTTTTAACTCAATCGTGACGAACAATTTCCTCGACATGCAAACGTTATGGAACGTGCTGCTTCATGTATCTACGACAGTCCTTGTTTCGATCGGCATGACACTCGTGATCGCCACCGGCGGCATCGATCTTTCCGTCGGCGCGATCATGGCAATCGCAGCCGTCACGACAACATTTTTCTTACACAGCAGCATGTGGATGATGGTCCTTGGCGCTGTAGTCGTTGCTGCCATCATCGGTTTACTGAACGGAACGATTATTTCCTATTTCCGAATCCAACCAATTATTGTCACGCTTGCGATGATGATTGCCGGGCGCGGCATTGCACAAATCGCGACGGACGGCTACCTTGTGTCGTTTGACAAGCCTAGCTTTGAAACGATTGGAAAAGGAGAAATCGGAGCCATTCCAATTCCGGTTTTGATCATGCTAATAACGGCATTGTTGTTTTACCTGGTTGTTAAATATACGTCTTTCGGGAGATACATTGAGGCGATCGGCGACAACGAGAAAGCGGCGCAACTTGCCGGTGTCAAAGTCAACTTCGTGAAAATATCTGTTTACGTCATTGCTGCGGTGTTAGCGAGTTTTGCGGGAATTATTGAAACATCAAGGCTTGCTGCGGCAGATGCAACCAACATTGGACAGTTAATCGAACTTGACGCAATCGCGGCTGTCGTCGTCGGCGGAACGTTAATGACCGGAGGCCGGCCATACATTTGGGGAACGGTAATTGGCGCGATCTTAATGGGTTTGATTACGACAACCTTCAATATGAACGATATCCCGCATTCCTATTCGTTAGTGTTGAAGGCCGCCATTATTATTGTTGCCGTCTATTTACAGAGAGGAAATCAGGCATGA
- a CDS encoding alcohol dehydrogenase catalytic domain-containing protein translates to MSEKMRAVVYEQPETISLQSCGIPEPESGWAIVKVHYCGICGTDLNIYGGGHPRAKGPLVLGHEFAGEIVSHPELTAGAPVTARPILSCGTCSSCLDGIPHVCENLRLVGIDRAGGMAEYVSVPADEVFQLPASLSIKQGALIEPYAVAVHAVRKSKFKPGDQCLVFGAGPIGLCTAYTLRHMGVRNLVIVEVHPFRRELAEQLGFAVLHPQDKDFLSLLNDHFKGGHADVVFDCAAHPSVASILPEVTKVNGQIVLVGTYKQPAPLDLQSITFKEISITGTRVYTKRDYEIALDLMVNNEGFDNIITHEFSLQDAQKGFDALKSGNAVKVLITM, encoded by the coding sequence TTGTCTGAGAAAATGCGAGCGGTCGTATACGAACAGCCAGAGACAATATCGCTGCAATCGTGCGGCATCCCCGAACCGGAATCCGGTTGGGCGATCGTGAAAGTGCACTATTGCGGGATTTGCGGAACCGACTTAAACATATACGGCGGAGGGCATCCGAGGGCGAAAGGTCCTCTTGTCCTCGGTCATGAATTTGCCGGAGAAATTGTAAGCCATCCCGAACTGACCGCGGGGGCGCCGGTGACCGCCCGGCCCATTTTATCATGCGGCACTTGTTCTTCTTGCTTGGACGGAATTCCTCACGTTTGCGAAAATCTTCGCCTTGTCGGCATCGACCGTGCGGGCGGGATGGCCGAGTATGTGTCTGTGCCTGCGGATGAAGTTTTTCAGTTGCCGGCTTCGCTGTCGATCAAACAAGGGGCGCTTATTGAACCTTACGCTGTTGCCGTGCACGCTGTTCGTAAATCGAAGTTTAAGCCGGGGGATCAATGCCTTGTTTTTGGGGCCGGACCGATCGGCTTATGTACCGCCTATACATTGCGTCATATGGGCGTCCGAAATCTCGTGATCGTCGAGGTTCATCCGTTTCGCCGTGAACTGGCGGAACAACTTGGATTTGCTGTCCTTCATCCACAAGATAAAGATTTTCTTAGCTTGTTGAACGATCACTTTAAAGGGGGTCATGCCGATGTAGTCTTTGATTGCGCCGCGCATCCATCGGTGGCGAGTATCTTGCCGGAAGTCACTAAAGTCAATGGGCAAATCGTGCTTGTCGGAACTTACAAACAACCAGCACCGCTGGATTTGCAATCCATCACTTTCAAAGAAATTTCGATAACGGGTACGAGGGTTTATACAAAACGTGATTACGAGATTGCTTTGGATCTAATGGTCAATAACGAAGGTTTCGACAACATCATTACGCATGAATTTTCGCTGCAGGATGCACAAAAAGGATTCGACGCCTTAAAAAGCGGAAACGCAGTGAAGGTACTCATTACAATGTGA
- a CDS encoding sugar ABC transporter ATP-binding protein, which yields MSKRKLLEMDHIKKSFPGVKALDDVTFEMEKGEVHALMGENGAGKSTLIKILTGVYGKDEGTVVFDGEEVNFQSALDAQLNGISTIYQEISLSPFLSVTENIFMGREPKKRWGSIDWKRAHQESEAILKDMGIEVDVRTPVSELSAAVQQMVSIARAISMKAKLVVMDEPTSSLNDQEVQILFKVIRKLKSEGVSILYISHRLDEIYSVCDRISVLRDGHYIGTWLVQELNQIQLISHMIGRTEEEVEKLSKQKAANISDDEEVIVELKGISQGNKVKSVDLHIRKGEVLGLAGLLGSGRTETAQVIFGVHGADKGQVLFMGEEKHLKAPYDAVKLGIGYCSEERKSEGIIPNMSVKENLTISMLPKISKWGILSRKTQNEIVERYIRNMGIKTPNANQKIKNLSGGNQQKVLLARWLATNPKLLILDEPTRGIDVGAKAEIHSLIADMAKEGLSILMISSEFEELVHHTDRIAVIRDGEKVGELTGEDRNEKQIMQMIASSSRIESEQKGTVVS from the coding sequence ATGTCAAAACGGAAATTGCTGGAGATGGACCATATTAAGAAAAGTTTCCCCGGCGTTAAAGCGCTTGACGACGTTACTTTCGAAATGGAAAAAGGCGAAGTGCATGCGCTCATGGGGGAAAACGGTGCGGGCAAATCAACGTTGATCAAAATTTTGACCGGCGTTTACGGCAAAGATGAAGGGACCGTCGTCTTCGATGGTGAAGAAGTGAACTTTCAATCTGCTCTCGATGCACAATTGAACGGAATCAGCACGATTTATCAAGAGATTAGTTTGAGTCCGTTCCTTTCCGTTACGGAAAACATTTTCATGGGACGGGAACCGAAAAAACGATGGGGATCGATCGACTGGAAAAGAGCGCATCAAGAATCGGAAGCGATCTTGAAAGACATGGGCATTGAAGTCGATGTGCGAACGCCTGTATCGGAATTAAGTGCGGCGGTGCAACAAATGGTGTCAATCGCTCGCGCAATTTCGATGAAAGCGAAATTGGTTGTCATGGATGAACCGACGTCTTCGTTAAACGACCAAGAAGTGCAAATCTTGTTTAAAGTCATCCGGAAACTGAAAAGCGAAGGTGTGTCGATTCTTTACATTAGTCATCGTCTTGATGAAATTTACTCGGTTTGCGACCGCATTTCCGTGTTGAGAGACGGTCATTACATCGGCACCTGGCTCGTGCAGGAACTCAACCAAATTCAATTAATTTCCCATATGATCGGCAGGACGGAAGAAGAAGTCGAGAAACTATCGAAGCAAAAAGCAGCCAATATCAGCGATGATGAAGAAGTGATTGTAGAATTGAAAGGCATTTCCCAAGGCAACAAAGTAAAATCCGTCGACTTGCACATTCGGAAAGGGGAAGTGCTTGGATTGGCCGGTTTGCTCGGATCGGGACGCACCGAAACGGCACAAGTGATCTTCGGCGTACACGGGGCAGATAAAGGCCAAGTGTTGTTTATGGGTGAAGAAAAACATTTGAAAGCTCCTTATGACGCGGTGAAACTCGGCATCGGCTATTGTTCGGAAGAAAGAAAGTCTGAAGGCATCATTCCGAACATGTCGGTGAAGGAAAACTTAACGATTTCAATGCTTCCGAAAATTTCAAAGTGGGGCATCCTATCGCGGAAAACACAAAATGAAATTGTCGAACGATACATTCGCAATATGGGCATCAAAACGCCAAATGCCAATCAAAAAATCAAAAACTTGAGCGGCGGCAATCAGCAAAAAGTGTTGTTGGCTAGATGGTTGGCAACGAATCCGAAATTGTTGATCCTTGATGAACCAACACGAGGAATTGATGTTGGTGCAAAAGCGGAGATCCATTCTCTTATTGCGGATATGGCAAAAGAGGGTTTAAGCATATTAATGATTTCGTCGGAATTCGAGGAATTGGTTCATCATACGGATCGCATTGCCGTCATTCGCGACGGTGAAAAAGTCGGGGAACTCACTGGAGAAGACCGCAACGAAAAACAAATCATGCAAATGATTGCTTCAAGTTCGAGGATCGAGTCCGAACAAAAGGGGACGGTTGTGTCATGA
- a CDS encoding C-terminal binding protein, with product MPKRLIKITDCDHPSVDIEKDVLRRQNIEVELEQCLTEEDVIRKCKDAQGLINQYAPITRKVLAELKELKFVVRYGVGVDNVDVEAATEFAVQICNVPDYGVQEVSDHALALLFNLIRKVSLLSEDVKKGNWDFQVSRPIRRTSELTLGVIGLGRIGYNVAKKASVMGWNVIGVDHKDYSDDPYVRQVDFATLLKEADMITIHVPLTEETKHMFRRETFKQMKDGSIIVNTARGPIIEETALIEAIRSGKLAGAGLDVLENEPPEADHPLFAYDNVILTPHSAWYAEESAYDLKRKAAEEAARLIEGEPIRYPVNRVASDRGEFIV from the coding sequence ATGCCAAAACGACTCATAAAAATCACTGATTGTGACCATCCTTCCGTCGATATTGAAAAGGATGTTTTGCGCCGCCAAAACATCGAAGTTGAGTTGGAACAGTGCTTGACAGAAGAAGATGTCATTCGAAAGTGTAAAGACGCTCAAGGGTTGATCAATCAGTATGCGCCGATCACTCGAAAAGTCCTTGCTGAATTGAAAGAATTAAAGTTTGTCGTTCGCTACGGTGTGGGCGTGGACAATGTGGATGTTGAGGCGGCAACGGAGTTTGCCGTGCAAATTTGCAATGTGCCTGATTATGGCGTACAAGAGGTTTCTGATCACGCCCTCGCTTTACTGTTTAACTTGATTCGGAAAGTGAGTTTGCTTTCCGAAGACGTTAAAAAAGGGAACTGGGATTTTCAAGTTTCCCGGCCGATCCGGCGCACGAGCGAATTAACGCTCGGTGTCATCGGGTTGGGGCGGATCGGATATAACGTTGCCAAAAAAGCTTCGGTCATGGGCTGGAACGTAATTGGAGTCGATCATAAGGACTATTCCGACGATCCTTACGTCCGTCAAGTCGATTTTGCGACCTTATTGAAGGAAGCGGACATGATTACGATTCACGTGCCGCTTACCGAGGAAACGAAGCACATGTTTCGACGGGAAACGTTTAAACAAATGAAAGACGGTTCGATCATCGTCAATACAGCGAGAGGACCGATCATTGAAGAAACGGCGCTCATAGAAGCGATTCGGAGCGGCAAGCTCGCGGGTGCCGGTTTGGACGTTCTTGAAAACGAGCCTCCCGAGGCCGATCATCCGTTATTCGCGTATGACAACGTCATTCTTACGCCGCACTCGGCTTGGTATGCCGAAGAGTCCGCATACGACTTGAAACGAAAAGCGGCGGAAGAAGCGGCTCGATTGATCGAAGGAGAACCGATCCGTTATCCCGTCAATCGTGTAGCTTCTGATCGGGGTGAATTCATTGTCTGA